One Flagellimonas sp. CMM7 genomic region harbors:
- a CDS encoding GSCFA domain-containing protein: MKLLTTIPLAKSDNPIDYQSKLLLLGSCFVENIGDKLGYYNFQQLQNPFGILFHPLAIEKLVERAIENRNYQGNEIFEQGGRWHCFDAHSDLSANTAEELLRNLNNGLEETKRQVEQATHVIITLGTAWGYRYNKTKEVVANCHKVPQKEFTKELFSVEVIQAGLERLIGLIESINQKAKLIFTISPVRHLKDGFVENQRSKSHLISAVHGVLSARLQSRGLSYFPSYEIMMDELRDYRFYGKDMIHPNELAIDYIWEKFKLSWISSKSYAVMEEVEVIQKGLRHRPFNPNSKEHQKFKKSLQTKITYLKDRYPFMKFD, encoded by the coding sequence ATGAAACTCCTAACCACAATCCCTCTTGCAAAATCTGACAATCCAATAGATTATCAGAGTAAGCTACTGTTGCTGGGCTCTTGTTTTGTAGAAAATATTGGAGACAAATTGGGGTACTACAACTTTCAGCAATTGCAAAATCCTTTTGGAATATTATTTCATCCACTTGCAATTGAAAAATTGGTGGAACGCGCCATTGAAAATCGTAATTATCAAGGAAATGAAATTTTTGAACAGGGAGGAAGATGGCATTGCTTTGATGCCCATTCGGATTTGAGTGCTAATACAGCAGAAGAATTGCTCCGGAACCTGAATAATGGACTCGAAGAAACCAAACGACAAGTAGAACAAGCTACCCATGTCATTATTACTTTGGGCACCGCTTGGGGATATCGTTATAATAAAACAAAGGAGGTAGTGGCCAATTGCCATAAAGTCCCTCAAAAAGAATTTACTAAAGAATTATTCTCGGTAGAAGTGATTCAAGCTGGTTTGGAAAGGCTAATCGGTTTGATTGAATCCATTAACCAAAAGGCTAAACTCATTTTTACAATTTCCCCAGTACGTCACCTGAAAGATGGTTTTGTTGAAAATCAACGGAGCAAATCGCATTTAATTTCTGCAGTACATGGAGTTCTATCAGCTCGATTGCAGTCGAGAGGTCTCTCGTACTTTCCTTCATATGAGATCATGATGGACGAGTTGCGAGATTATCGTTTTTATGGAAAGGATATGATACATCCCAATGAATTGGCGATAGATTACATCTGGGAGAAATTTAAACTCAGTTGGATTTCTTCAAAGTCCTATGCGGTTATGGAAGAGGTTGAGGTGATTCAAAAAGGACTGCGGCACCGACCTTTTAATCCAAATTCCAAAGAACACCAAAAGTTCAAAAAGTCGCTCCAGACGAAAATTACGTATCTTAAAGATAGGTATCCGTTTATGAAATTTGATTAA
- a CDS encoding DUF4230 domain-containing protein, translating into MKKVLIGAIIALASVLIYKSCADDKAQQSILKENSMLLQQELKQVSKLIVTEGHFVEVYNYADSKELFGALVTADKKALVVVNAEATISYDLSKIEYEMDEAQKTIHIKFIPEPEIKINPDFEYYDVTADYFNPFKAEDYNAIKQNVTTSLLKKVKASSLKSNAENRLISELSRIYVLTNTLGWTLTYGQEKINSAEALETMGKTIVD; encoded by the coding sequence ATGAAAAAAGTACTCATTGGGGCAATAATTGCCTTGGCATCTGTTTTAATTTATAAATCATGTGCTGATGATAAAGCACAGCAGTCGATTCTTAAGGAAAATTCAATGTTGCTTCAACAGGAATTAAAGCAGGTATCCAAACTCATTGTAACCGAAGGACATTTTGTTGAAGTTTACAATTATGCGGATTCTAAAGAATTGTTTGGAGCATTGGTCACAGCGGATAAGAAAGCCTTGGTGGTGGTAAACGCCGAGGCCACAATTTCATATGACCTTTCCAAAATTGAATATGAAATGGATGAAGCTCAGAAAACAATTCACATTAAGTTTATCCCTGAACCCGAAATCAAAATCAATCCAGATTTTGAATATTACGATGTTACCGCGGATTATTTTAACCCGTTTAAAGCAGAGGATTACAATGCCATAAAACAAAATGTTACCACTTCACTGCTAAAAAAGGTAAAAGCTTCATCGCTAAAATCCAATGCTGAAAATAGATTGATCAGCGAACTTTCCAGAATATATGTGCTTACAAATACCTTGGGCTGGACATTGACCTACGGTCAAGAAAAGATTAACTCAGCAGAAGCGCTAGAGACTATGGGAAAAACTATTGTTGATTAA